From Streptomyces sp. NBC_00775, one genomic window encodes:
- a CDS encoding AMP-binding protein produces MRKIPADLVKRYEAEGWWTRETVGDLLAHGLAAAPGTEFRVHSAVRPWEGTFAEVETTARRLAAGLRDRGVGPGDVVAFQLPNWMEAAAVFWASAFLGAVVVPIVHFYGRKEVGYILGAVKPRVFVTAERFGRLEHQADLCADVPVVGVVGRDFDELLADDPLPGVLATDPAGPALIAFTSGTTRDPKGVVHSHRTLGFETRQLAGLYPPDRGSQLTAAPVGHFIGMVNAFLIPVLDGSPVNLADTWDPGQALKLMESDGLTVGGGAVYYMTSLLDHPDFTPRHLAGMKYAGLGGSAVPVAVTRRLAELGITAFRSYGSTEHPSITGSLHTAPEAKRLCTDGNALPGVEIRLADDGEILSRGPDLCLGYTDPALTERAFDDEGWYRTGDIGLIDRDGYLTITDRKSDIIIRGGENIGALEVEEVLLGLPAVAEAAVVAAPDARLGEHAVAVVRLRSGHPEFTLDEMRAHLDRSGLARQKWPEELRFVDAFPRTASGKVQKFVLRMAVAVRANRE; encoded by the coding sequence ATGCGAAAGATCCCCGCCGATCTGGTCAAGCGCTATGAGGCGGAGGGCTGGTGGACCCGGGAGACGGTCGGAGATCTGCTGGCACACGGCCTGGCGGCCGCGCCCGGCACCGAGTTTCGCGTGCATTCGGCCGTACGGCCATGGGAGGGGACCTTCGCGGAGGTCGAGACGACCGCGCGGAGGCTGGCCGCCGGGCTGCGGGACCGAGGCGTCGGCCCCGGTGACGTCGTCGCGTTCCAGCTGCCCAACTGGATGGAGGCCGCGGCGGTCTTCTGGGCGTCCGCCTTCCTCGGGGCGGTCGTGGTGCCGATCGTCCACTTCTACGGGCGCAAGGAAGTCGGCTACATCCTGGGCGCGGTCAAGCCCCGGGTGTTCGTCACCGCCGAGCGGTTCGGGCGGCTGGAACACCAGGCGGACCTGTGCGCGGACGTGCCCGTCGTCGGTGTCGTCGGGCGGGACTTCGACGAACTGCTGGCCGACGATCCGCTGCCCGGCGTGCTCGCGACGGACCCGGCGGGGCCCGCCCTGATCGCGTTCACCTCCGGCACCACACGCGACCCCAAGGGCGTCGTCCACAGCCACCGGACCCTCGGCTTCGAGACGCGCCAGCTCGCCGGGCTCTACCCGCCCGACCGGGGAAGCCAGCTCACCGCGGCCCCCGTGGGCCACTTCATCGGCATGGTGAACGCCTTTCTGATACCCGTCCTCGACGGCTCACCGGTGAACCTCGCCGACACCTGGGACCCGGGCCAGGCCCTGAAGCTGATGGAGAGTGACGGGCTCACCGTCGGGGGCGGGGCCGTGTACTACATGACGAGCCTCCTCGACCATCCCGACTTCACGCCCCGGCATCTGGCCGGCATGAAGTACGCGGGCCTCGGCGGGTCGGCGGTCCCGGTCGCCGTCACCCGCCGGCTGGCGGAACTCGGCATCACGGCCTTCCGCTCCTACGGCAGCACGGAACACCCCTCCATCACGGGCTCCTTGCACACCGCACCCGAGGCGAAGCGGCTCTGCACAGACGGAAACGCCCTTCCGGGAGTGGAGATCCGCCTTGCCGACGACGGCGAGATCCTCAGCCGGGGCCCGGACCTCTGCCTCGGCTACACCGATCCCGCCCTCACCGAGAGGGCCTTCGACGACGAGGGCTGGTACCGCACCGGCGACATCGGCCTCATCGACCGGGACGGCTACCTCACGATCACCGACCGCAAGTCGGACATCATCATCCGCGGCGGCGAGAACATCGGCGCCCTGGAGGTCGAGGAGGTGCTGCTCGGCCTGCCGGCCGTCGCCGAGGCCGCGGTCGTGGCCGCCCCCGACGCACGGCTCGGCGAGCACGCCGTGGCCGTCGTACGACTGCGGTCCGGGCACCCCGAGTTCACCCTCGACGAGATGCGCGCCCACCTCGACCGATCGGGTCTCGCCCGGCAGAAGTGGCCGGAGGAGCTGCGCTTCGTCGACGCGTTCCCGCGCACCGCGAGCGGGAAGGTGCAGAAGTTCGTTCTCCGCATGGCCGTTGCCGTGCGAGCAAACCGAGAATAG
- a CDS encoding ferredoxin--NADP reductase, with amino-acid sequence MVRDHGFHPVRIKRIVQETPDTRTYVLDAPFPYRAGQFLTVRACGALRSYSMSSSPDTDSELMTTVKRVPGGLVSNWMHEHLEPGDMIETTRPAGVFCLRETSAPLLALCGGSGITPILSLTKTALATTSRRVRVLAANRDADSVIFAAALAELAARHPDRFEIRHHLDDLSGFVTDAQVRDFTGDDLDADFYLCGPGPFMELSENALLAHGVDSGQIFAERFTPAADEPTAVANTLPAEGKADGKKDGTVSIVLAGKRHTLPQHPGETLLESARRAGLFPPFSCESGNCATCIAHVTEGEAKMRVNNALDDDEVAEGWVLTCQGEPVTPHVTVVYEN; translated from the coding sequence ATGGTACGAGACCACGGTTTCCACCCGGTCCGGATCAAGCGGATCGTCCAGGAGACACCCGACACGCGCACCTATGTGCTCGACGCGCCGTTCCCCTACCGAGCCGGACAGTTCTTGACGGTCAGGGCATGCGGCGCCCTGCGCAGTTACTCGATGTCGAGTTCTCCGGACACCGACAGCGAGTTGATGACCACGGTGAAGCGGGTTCCCGGAGGGCTGGTGTCGAACTGGATGCACGAGCATCTCGAACCCGGCGACATGATCGAGACCACCCGCCCCGCTGGGGTGTTCTGTCTGCGGGAGACCTCCGCGCCGCTGCTGGCGCTGTGCGGGGGCAGCGGAATCACACCGATCCTGTCGCTCACCAAGACGGCGCTGGCGACAACGAGCAGGCGGGTGCGCGTCCTTGCGGCCAACCGGGACGCGGACTCGGTCATCTTCGCCGCCGCACTGGCCGAGTTGGCGGCGCGGCACCCGGACCGCTTCGAGATCCGGCACCACCTGGACGACCTGAGCGGATTCGTCACCGACGCCCAGGTGCGGGACTTCACCGGCGACGACCTGGACGCGGACTTCTACCTCTGCGGGCCCGGACCCTTCATGGAGCTGTCCGAGAACGCCCTTCTCGCCCACGGTGTCGACTCCGGGCAGATCTTCGCCGAGCGCTTCACGCCGGCCGCGGACGAGCCGACCGCCGTCGCGAACACCCTTCCCGCAGAGGGGAAAGCAGACGGGAAAAAGGACGGCACCGTCAGCATCGTCCTCGCCGGAAAGCGGCACACCCTCCCGCAGCACCCGGGCGAGACCCTCCTGGAGAGCGCCCGCCGGGCCGGACTCTTCCCGCCCTTCTCCTGCGAGTCGGGCAACTGCGCCACCTGCATCGCCCATGTCACCGAGGGCGAGGCCAAAATGCGCGTCAACAACGCGCTGGACGACGACGAGGTGGCCGAGGGCTGGGTCCTCACCTGCCAGGGCGAACCGGTGACGCCGCACGTCACCGTCGTCTACGAGAACTGA
- a CDS encoding enoyl-CoA hydratase/isomerase family protein, whose protein sequence is MVDLEVDQGLAVITIDRPHARNAIAPATMGELDKALDAAADARALVIKGAGDKAFVSGGDLKELAAIRTEDEALAMALRMRGICDRLAAFPGPVIAALNGHAFGGGAEVAVSADIRVAADDIRIGFNQTALAIMPAWGGAERLAALVGRGRALLLAGTGTVLDAAEAQRLGLVDRVLPRAAFEEGWRALARSLATRPAQEIKRVMAGDLTAEEAARAFARLWVADEHWQAAERVMSRG, encoded by the coding sequence ATGGTAGATCTCGAAGTGGACCAGGGCCTGGCGGTCATCACCATCGACCGCCCGCACGCCCGCAACGCCATCGCGCCGGCCACCATGGGCGAGCTGGACAAGGCCCTCGACGCGGCGGCGGACGCCCGGGCGCTGGTCATCAAGGGCGCGGGCGACAAGGCGTTCGTGTCGGGGGGCGACCTGAAGGAACTGGCCGCGATCCGCACCGAGGACGAGGCGCTGGCCATGGCCCTCAGGATGCGCGGCATCTGCGACCGGCTCGCCGCCTTCCCCGGCCCGGTGATCGCCGCGCTGAACGGTCACGCGTTCGGTGGCGGCGCCGAAGTCGCGGTGTCCGCCGACATCCGCGTCGCCGCCGACGACATCCGGATCGGCTTCAACCAGACGGCCCTGGCGATCATGCCCGCGTGGGGCGGCGCCGAACGGCTCGCCGCGCTCGTCGGCAGGGGCCGGGCACTGCTGCTCGCCGGCACCGGAACCGTGCTGGACGCGGCGGAGGCCCAGCGCCTCGGACTGGTGGACCGAGTACTGCCACGGGCCGCCTTCGAGGAGGGCTGGCGTGCGCTGGCCCGCTCGCTCGCCACCCGCCCGGCGCAGGAGATCAAGCGGGTCATGGCGGGAGACCTGACCGCCGAGGAGGCCGCGCGCGCCTTCGCCCGGCTGTGGGTGGCGGACGAGCACTGGCAGGCAGCGGAAAGGGTGATGTCCCGTGGATGA
- a CDS encoding alpha/beta hydrolase fold domain-containing protein, with product MDDTRVEAGTNRTDVRAGSADIRADSADIRAGSSDVRAGSSDVRAGSSDVRAAGVIDVRAESADIQGDLTHVRIESSPVGPVVRPPEPTDLVVLYVHGDRHLSGTPESALDLAERLALRTGAVVVCPRYRTSFPAALDDIHAVYGSCQARGPVAVAGERLGAGLAAALLVRLRDMGAPPPCCGVLSSALLDLTLEAPSLLLNAAADPTFDVDELRLRAAAYAAGTDPTNPLLSPLHANLHGLPPIQLLAAGTDPLLDDSLEFAARAARSGVTVDLRVRQDTASLRPEVVTAMADFIQAWSPAGQPPHPA from the coding sequence GTGGATGACACGCGAGTCGAGGCAGGCACCAACAGGACGGACGTACGGGCGGGTTCGGCCGATATACGAGCGGATTCGGCCGACATACGCGCCGGTTCGTCCGACGTACGCGCCGGTTCGTCCGACGTACGCGCCGGTTCGTCCGACGTACGCGCCGCCGGCGTGATCGACGTACGGGCCGAATCGGCCGACATACAAGGTGACTTGACGCATGTGCGCATCGAGTCGAGTCCGGTCGGTCCCGTCGTGCGGCCGCCGGAGCCCACCGATCTGGTCGTGCTCTATGTGCACGGTGACCGGCATCTGTCGGGGACGCCGGAGTCGGCGCTCGACCTGGCCGAGCGGCTGGCGCTGCGCACGGGAGCGGTCGTCGTCTGCCCCCGCTACCGGACGTCGTTCCCGGCGGCGCTCGACGACATCCACGCCGTGTACGGCTCCTGCCAGGCCCGCGGCCCCGTGGCCGTGGCGGGCGAGCGGCTGGGGGCCGGACTCGCGGCCGCCCTGCTGGTCCGGCTGCGGGACATGGGAGCACCGCCGCCGTGCTGCGGGGTGCTCAGTTCGGCGCTGCTCGATCTGACCCTGGAGGCACCGAGTCTGCTGCTCAACGCGGCCGCCGATCCCACCTTCGACGTCGACGAACTCCGGCTGCGCGCCGCGGCCTACGCCGCCGGCACCGATCCGACCAACCCGCTGCTGAGTCCCCTGCACGCCAATCTGCACGGGCTGCCCCCGATCCAGCTGCTGGCGGCAGGCACCGATCCGCTGCTGGACGACTCCCTGGAGTTCGCCGCCCGCGCGGCCCGGTCCGGCGTCACGGTGGACCTGCGGGTACGGCAGGACACGGCGAGCCTGCGCCCCGAAGTCGTCACGGCCATGGCCGACTTCATACAGGCGTGGAGCCCAGCAGGACAGCCACCACATCCCGCGTGA
- a CDS encoding TetR/AcrR family transcriptional regulator → MTTARREEILAAALAVFAERGYRGASIDAVAERAGLTRQGVLHYFPSKKRLLVALLELREELAREHLAADHADKDIPSQLAEVVAYDHLNPGLAQIHSVLVAEGMAGSDQAQQYCHDRNQAIQEHTTEYLTKLYGDRLPSGLTPRAAATALVVMLDGMHQQWLLDGEQSDYPEITRDVVAVLLGSTPV, encoded by the coding sequence ATGACGACGGCCCGGCGCGAGGAGATTCTTGCCGCGGCCCTGGCGGTGTTCGCCGAGCGCGGCTACCGAGGGGCCTCGATCGACGCGGTGGCGGAACGCGCGGGTCTGACCAGACAGGGCGTGCTGCACTACTTCCCCAGCAAGAAGCGGCTTCTCGTCGCACTCCTGGAGCTCAGGGAGGAACTCGCCCGGGAACATCTGGCCGCCGACCACGCGGACAAGGACATCCCGAGCCAGCTCGCCGAGGTCGTCGCCTACGACCACCTCAACCCCGGCCTCGCCCAGATCCACAGCGTGCTGGTCGCCGAGGGGATGGCCGGGAGCGATCAGGCCCAGCAGTACTGCCACGACCGCAATCAGGCGATCCAGGAGCACACGACCGAGTACCTCACCAAGCTCTACGGCGACCGCCTGCCCAGCGGCCTCACCCCGCGCGCCGCGGCGACGGCCCTGGTGGTGATGCTCGACGGGATGCACCAGCAGTGGCTGCTGGACGGCGAGCAGTCCGACTATCCCGAGATCACGCGGGATGTGGTGGCTGTCCTGCTGGGCTCCACGCCTGTATGA
- a CDS encoding DUF1330 domain-containing protein has protein sequence MPEGPKGYVILTETIKDPAGMDAYSRAAGPSMVQGGASVLAVDGQPQVLEGAWHGDRTVVLEFASVAAARAWYESAAYERAKPLRHAAADTNAVIVSGFEPPPRHA, from the coding sequence ATGCCCGAGGGGCCGAAGGGGTACGTCATCCTGACCGAGACCATCAAGGACCCGGCGGGCATGGACGCCTACAGCCGAGCGGCCGGTCCGTCGATGGTCCAGGGCGGCGCCTCCGTCCTGGCGGTCGACGGACAGCCACAGGTACTGGAGGGCGCCTGGCACGGCGACCGTACCGTCGTCCTCGAATTCGCATCGGTGGCAGCGGCCCGCGCCTGGTACGAATCGGCCGCCTACGAGCGGGCGAAGCCACTGCGGCACGCCGCGGCCGACACCAACGCCGTGATCGTCTCCGGCTTCGAGCCGCCACCCCGGCATGCGTGA
- a CDS encoding ferredoxin, whose product MKATVDDERCRGHGVCWSLCPEVFDLTDDGYAEVLTPEVPAEFEDTVRKAAGSCPERAITVS is encoded by the coding sequence ATGAAGGCCACCGTCGACGACGAGCGCTGCCGCGGGCACGGCGTGTGCTGGTCGCTCTGTCCCGAGGTGTTCGACCTGACCGACGACGGCTACGCCGAGGTGCTGACACCGGAAGTCCCCGCCGAGTTCGAGGACACGGTCCGCAAGGCCGCCGGAAGCTGCCCCGAGCGCGCGATCACGGTCAGCTGA
- a CDS encoding cytochrome P450 — translation MQPVRKDFEDIDFFRDDEPVADPYTYFEALRGKCPVHRESHHDVMMVSGYDEAVQIFSDAETFSSCLSVTGPFPGFPVPLEGDDVSELIERYRDQLPFSDQLPTLDPPLHTDHRGLLMRLITPRRLKENEAAMWHLADAQLDAYLVGGEGDYISGFAGPFTLRVITDLLGVPEEDREEFVEGLEHRPQDDPGVGSTEKAMEHTPLEYLYERFAAYAEDRRRAPRDDVITGLATATFPDGSTPDVADVARVATNLFAAGQETTVRLLSNALKIMAEDREFQQLLRTERDRIPNFIEETLRMESPIKGDFRLSRVPSTVGGVDIPAGTTVMVLNGAANRDPRHFEDPGTFDVGRANARHHLAFGRGPHTCPGAPLARAEARVAIERILDRTTDIWISERVHGPADARAYRYLPTYILRGLTHLNLEFTLAEEPAR, via the coding sequence GTGCAGCCAGTGCGAAAAGACTTCGAGGACATCGACTTCTTCCGGGACGACGAACCCGTCGCGGACCCGTACACGTACTTCGAGGCCCTGCGCGGAAAGTGCCCCGTGCACCGCGAGAGCCACCACGACGTGATGATGGTGAGCGGGTACGACGAGGCGGTGCAGATCTTCAGCGACGCCGAGACGTTCTCGTCCTGTCTCTCGGTGACCGGCCCCTTCCCCGGGTTCCCGGTCCCGCTCGAAGGCGACGACGTGAGCGAGCTGATCGAGCGGTACCGGGACCAGCTCCCGTTCAGCGACCAGCTGCCGACGCTCGACCCGCCCCTGCACACCGACCACCGTGGCCTGCTGATGCGGCTGATCACACCCAGGCGCCTCAAGGAGAACGAGGCGGCCATGTGGCACCTCGCCGACGCCCAGCTGGACGCGTACCTCGTCGGCGGCGAGGGCGACTACATCAGCGGCTTCGCGGGTCCCTTCACCCTGCGCGTCATCACCGATCTGCTCGGTGTGCCCGAGGAGGACCGCGAGGAGTTCGTCGAGGGGCTCGAACACCGGCCGCAGGACGACCCCGGCGTGGGCAGCACCGAGAAGGCCATGGAACACACGCCGCTGGAGTACCTGTACGAGCGCTTCGCCGCCTACGCCGAGGACCGCCGCCGCGCACCCCGCGACGACGTGATCACGGGCCTGGCCACCGCGACGTTCCCCGACGGCTCGACCCCCGACGTCGCCGATGTCGCGCGCGTCGCCACCAACCTCTTCGCGGCCGGGCAGGAGACCACCGTCCGGCTCCTCAGCAACGCCCTCAAAATCATGGCCGAGGATCGCGAGTTCCAGCAGCTGCTGCGCACCGAGCGCGACCGCATCCCCAACTTCATCGAAGAGACCCTGCGGATGGAGAGCCCCATCAAAGGCGACTTCCGGCTCTCCCGCGTGCCGTCCACGGTGGGCGGGGTCGACATCCCCGCCGGCACCACGGTCATGGTGCTCAACGGCGCCGCGAACCGCGACCCGCGCCACTTCGAGGACCCGGGAACGTTCGACGTGGGCCGCGCCAACGCCCGTCATCACCTCGCGTTCGGCCGCGGCCCCCACACCTGCCCCGGCGCGCCCCTGGCCCGTGCCGAGGCCCGGGTCGCCATCGAGCGGATCCTCGACCGCACGACCGACATCTGGATCTCCGAGCGCGTGCACGGCCCCGCGGACGCCCGCGCCTACCGCTATCTGCCGACCTACATCCTGCGCGGACTGACCCATCTGAACCTGGAGTTCACGCTCGCCGAGGAGCCCGCCCGATGA
- a CDS encoding NAD(P)-dependent oxidoreductase: MRVGFIGLGSQGGPMARRIVDAGFATTLWARRPASLTPFAGTPVRRAASPAELAAASDLVCVCVVDDADVEEVVAGDHGVLAGLRQGGVIAVHSTVHPDTCCRLADRARARGVTLIDAPVSGGGRAAAEGRLLVMVGGESGTVAFCRRVFETYGDPVVHMGPLGSGQVAKLLNNALFTAHLATAADVLALGRTLDVDPSGLASVIAHGSGSSFALGRVAAAGGTLDRIASHAGPLLRKDVRLLADLAGSAGAPTGTLMAAAGDALALMDHHRAGTAGLPTPSGTNRIR, encoded by the coding sequence ATGCGCGTCGGATTCATCGGACTGGGCAGTCAGGGCGGGCCCATGGCGCGCCGGATCGTCGACGCGGGCTTCGCGACGACACTGTGGGCCCGCCGTCCCGCCTCGCTCACCCCGTTCGCCGGCACGCCCGTGCGGCGCGCCGCCTCCCCCGCCGAACTGGCCGCGGCCAGCGACCTGGTGTGCGTGTGCGTCGTCGACGACGCCGATGTCGAGGAGGTCGTCGCCGGGGACCACGGTGTGCTGGCCGGCCTCAGACAGGGCGGGGTGATCGCCGTGCACAGCACCGTCCACCCCGACACCTGCTGCCGGCTCGCCGACCGCGCCAGGGCCCGCGGCGTCACGCTGATCGACGCGCCCGTGAGCGGGGGCGGGCGAGCGGCGGCCGAGGGGCGCCTGCTGGTGATGGTGGGGGGCGAGTCCGGCACCGTCGCCTTCTGCCGCCGCGTCTTCGAGACGTACGGCGATCCGGTCGTCCACATGGGCCCGCTGGGCTCCGGACAGGTCGCCAAGCTCCTCAACAACGCCCTGTTCACGGCACATCTCGCGACCGCCGCCGATGTGCTCGCCCTTGGGCGCACGCTTGACGTCGACCCCTCGGGCCTCGCCTCCGTCATCGCGCACGGCAGCGGGTCGAGCTTCGCACTGGGCCGGGTCGCCGCGGCGGGTGGGACCCTCGACCGCATCGCCTCCCACGCAGGACCGCTGCTCCGCAAGGACGTCCGGCTGCTGGCCGACCTCGCCGGCTCGGCGGGCGCCCCGACGGGCACGTTGATGGCGGCCGCCGGCGACGCCCTCGCCCTCATGGATCACCACCGGGCCGGGACAGCCGGTCTCCCAACTCCCTCTGGAACCAACCGAATTCGCTGA
- a CDS encoding DoxX family protein, translating into MSDADVVAVLLVRVVLGGIMIAHGVNHWRGGGRIEGTARWFGGLGLRHGTLQAWLSVLTEVGAGLLLVAGLLTSLACAAVISVMLVAGVLAHRPNGFFVFKDGYEYVLTLAVVALALAVLGPGRLSLDHASDIEVTGWAGGGIALGVAVGATAGLLAAFWRPRPTTDTPDGAPDTPEGAPETEGPAETADSGDPPATEPAEQEAR; encoded by the coding sequence TTGAGCGACGCGGACGTGGTCGCGGTGCTGCTGGTGCGGGTGGTCCTGGGCGGCATCATGATCGCGCACGGGGTCAACCACTGGCGGGGCGGCGGCCGTATCGAGGGCACGGCCCGCTGGTTCGGCGGGCTCGGGCTGCGGCACGGGACGCTGCAGGCGTGGCTGAGCGTGCTGACCGAGGTGGGCGCGGGCCTGCTGCTGGTGGCTGGGCTGCTGACATCGCTCGCCTGCGCGGCGGTCATCTCGGTGATGCTGGTCGCGGGCGTCCTCGCGCACCGGCCGAACGGTTTCTTCGTCTTCAAGGACGGCTACGAGTACGTCCTCACGCTGGCCGTGGTCGCACTGGCACTGGCCGTGCTGGGCCCCGGGCGGCTGTCCCTGGACCACGCGAGCGACATCGAGGTCACCGGGTGGGCCGGGGGCGGCATCGCGCTCGGGGTGGCCGTGGGGGCGACGGCGGGGCTGCTGGCGGCGTTCTGGCGACCGCGGCCGACGACCGATACGCCGGACGGGGCGCCCGATACGCCGGAGGGGGCGCCCGAGACCGAGGGGCCGGCCGAGACCGCCGACTCAGGCGATCCACCGGCGACCGAACCGGCCGAGCAGGAGGCCCGCTGA
- a CDS encoding alpha/beta fold hydrolase has translation MTSVARIVDVDGIPVSALLREARQPRAVVLALHGGSAYSGYFDYPDRPRLSLLRTGEALGFTVIAIDRPGYGSSAQHAAELTTVERRVDLAYAAVDRLLAARPRGAGIFVLAHSIGCELALRMAVDDRGRDLLGVELAGTGRHHHDDAVGILGDALRADPAPSRPRGVRDLLWQPSRLYPEDVVGGARISSPSPAYEGVVARSWIETFPELAAQVRVPVHFSLGEHERVWRTGPSALADIASLFTASPRVAVDQQADGGHNLSIGLTAMAYHLKVLSFVEECVLARAEAAQQRPGRAS, from the coding sequence GTGACCAGCGTCGCGCGGATCGTCGACGTCGACGGCATCCCCGTATCGGCGCTGCTGCGGGAGGCGCGGCAGCCGCGGGCCGTGGTGCTGGCGCTGCACGGCGGATCCGCGTACTCGGGGTACTTCGACTACCCGGACCGGCCTCGGCTCTCGCTGCTGCGGACCGGGGAGGCGCTCGGGTTCACCGTCATCGCCATCGACCGTCCAGGGTACGGCAGTTCGGCCCAGCACGCCGCCGAGCTGACCACCGTGGAGCGGCGGGTCGACCTCGCCTACGCGGCGGTGGACCGGCTGCTCGCGGCGCGTCCGCGCGGGGCCGGAATCTTCGTCCTCGCCCATTCCATCGGCTGCGAACTGGCGTTGCGCATGGCGGTCGACGACCGCGGGCGGGACCTGCTCGGCGTGGAGCTCGCCGGCACCGGGCGCCACCACCACGACGACGCGGTGGGGATCCTGGGGGACGCGCTGCGCGCCGATCCCGCCCCGAGCCGGCCGCGCGGGGTGCGCGACCTGCTGTGGCAGCCCTCCCGGCTCTATCCCGAGGACGTGGTCGGCGGCGCCCGTATCTCGTCCCCCTCACCCGCCTACGAAGGGGTCGTGGCACGAAGCTGGATCGAGACTTTCCCCGAACTCGCCGCACAGGTGCGCGTCCCCGTGCACTTCAGCCTCGGCGAACACGAACGCGTGTGGCGGACCGGACCCTCGGCGCTCGCCGACATCGCGTCCCTGTTCACCGCCTCGCCCAGGGTCGCCGTCGACCAACAGGCGGACGGCGGCCACAACTTGAGCATCGGACTGACCGCGATGGCGTACCACCTGAAGGTCCTGTCGTTCGTCGAGGAATGCGTGCTCGCACGCGCGGAAGCCGCTCAGCAGCGGCCGGGGAGGGCGAGTTGA
- a CDS encoding thiolase C-terminal domain-containing protein: MSDETSGRPLPEITEENEFFWTSGADGRLRLTECGTCAALLHPPQPVCRYCHGHDTGVRAVSGFATLIGFTVNHRFGLPGLPPPYVVGQVAIEEDPRVRLTTNIVQCEPEQLELGMRMEVVFEQAEDTWLPLFRPAAEQGPPAPLPSDEVAPDQLRSRVRPMATTEKFEDKVAISGIGSSRIGRRLMVPPLSLTVRACEQAIADAGLTIDDIDGLATYPGAGAYGGFAEGGVTALEAALGLHPTWHHGGGETFGPGGSLIAAMLAVAGGLARHVLCFRTVWEATYTELIRRGRIRPQDNSRTAAGWLKPFGAISAAHTLAQNAQRHFHRYGTTRETLGWIALNQRANAELNPTAVYREPMTMDDYLNARPVTTPFGLYDCDVPCDGAVAVIVSAVDAARDLAKPPVLVEAVGTQILERIEWDQSTLTHEPQVLGQSAHLWSRTSMKPADVDVAQLYDGFTFNCLSWIEALGFCGIGEAKDFLDGGKNIARDGVLPLNTHGGQLSHGRTHGMGLVHEAVTQLRGEAGARQVPGARVAVASSGGLTPSGVLLLRADA; the protein is encoded by the coding sequence ATGAGCGACGAGACCTCAGGGCGTCCGCTGCCGGAGATCACAGAGGAGAACGAGTTCTTCTGGACCTCCGGCGCGGACGGCCGGCTGCGCCTGACGGAGTGCGGAACCTGCGCGGCCCTGCTCCATCCCCCACAGCCGGTCTGCCGCTACTGCCACGGACACGACACCGGCGTACGGGCCGTCTCCGGCTTCGCGACACTGATCGGGTTCACCGTCAACCACCGCTTCGGCCTGCCCGGACTGCCACCGCCCTACGTGGTGGGGCAGGTCGCCATCGAGGAGGATCCCCGGGTCCGGCTCACCACCAACATCGTCCAATGCGAACCGGAACAGCTTGAGCTGGGCATGCGGATGGAGGTCGTCTTCGAGCAGGCCGAGGACACCTGGCTGCCGCTGTTCCGCCCCGCCGCCGAGCAGGGCCCGCCGGCTCCGCTCCCGTCGGACGAGGTGGCACCGGACCAACTCCGGTCCCGCGTACGCCCGATGGCCACCACCGAGAAGTTCGAGGACAAGGTCGCGATCAGCGGCATCGGCAGCTCACGGATCGGGCGCCGCCTGATGGTCCCGCCGCTGTCCCTGACCGTGCGGGCATGCGAACAGGCCATCGCCGACGCCGGGTTGACGATCGACGACATCGACGGCCTGGCGACCTACCCGGGCGCCGGAGCGTACGGCGGCTTCGCCGAAGGAGGCGTGACCGCGCTGGAGGCCGCCCTGGGGCTGCACCCCACCTGGCACCACGGCGGCGGCGAGACCTTCGGCCCCGGCGGCTCACTCATCGCCGCGATGCTGGCGGTCGCGGGCGGCCTCGCCCGGCATGTGCTGTGCTTCCGTACGGTCTGGGAGGCGACGTACACCGAACTGATACGGCGCGGCCGGATCCGCCCACAGGACAACTCCCGTACGGCGGCTGGCTGGTTGAAGCCCTTCGGCGCCATCTCGGCGGCCCACACGCTGGCCCAGAACGCGCAGCGGCACTTCCACCGCTACGGGACCACGCGCGAGACGCTCGGCTGGATCGCGCTCAACCAGCGGGCTAACGCCGAGCTCAACCCGACGGCCGTCTACCGCGAACCGATGACCATGGACGACTACCTGAACGCCAGGCCCGTCACCACACCCTTCGGGCTGTACGACTGCGATGTGCCCTGCGACGGAGCGGTCGCCGTGATCGTGTCGGCGGTGGACGCGGCTCGCGACCTGGCCAAGCCGCCCGTCCTGGTGGAGGCGGTCGGCACCCAGATCCTGGAACGGATCGAGTGGGACCAGAGCACGCTCACCCACGAACCGCAGGTGCTCGGCCAGTCCGCCCACCTCTGGTCGCGTACGTCGATGAAGCCCGCCGACGTCGACGTGGCCCAGCTCTACGACGGATTCACCTTCAACTGCCTCTCCTGGATAGAGGCGTTGGGATTCTGCGGGATCGGCGAGGCCAAGGACTTCCTCGACGGCGGAAAGAACATCGCCAGAGATGGCGTGCTGCCGCTCAACACCCACGGCGGCCAGCTCTCCCACGGCCGCACCCATGGCATGGGCCTGGTCCACGAGGCGGTCACGCAGCTGCGCGGGGAGGCCGGTGCGCGACAGGTGCCGGGCGCGCGGGTCGCCGTGGCCAGCAGCGGGGGGCTCACCCCGAGCGGTGTGCTGCTCCTCAGGGCGGACGCGTGA